A section of the Gallus gallus isolate bGalGal1 chromosome 4, bGalGal1.mat.broiler.GRCg7b, whole genome shotgun sequence genome encodes:
- the FAM46D gene encoding terminal nucleotidyltransferase 5C-like codes for MTEDLDHRFSRLTWDQIKILDQVLAEVIPIHGRGNFPTLEVKPKDIIRVVKEQLIEKQINIRDIRLNGSTASHILVKQNGTSYKDLDIIFGVELPSELEFQVVKEAVLNCLLDFLPKCVNKEKITAQTMKDAYVQKMVKVSTDHDRWSLISLSNNSGKNVELKFVNSLRRQFEFSVDSFQIVLDSILNVYRETDCKLTEDSHPTIIAESMYGDFNEAMDHLKYKLISTRNPEEIRGGGLLKYSNLLVRDFKPADEAEIKSLERYMCSRFFIDFPDVAEQQRKIESYLRNHFIGEEKSKYDYLMTLRGVVNESTVCLMGHERRQTLNMITILALKVLGEQNIIPNAANVTCYYQPAPYISDRNFSNYYIAHGQPPIIYQPYPFHIQMQSGMV; via the coding sequence ATGACTGAGGACTTAGACCACAGGTTCAGTAGACTCACTTGGGATCAGATTAAAATCCTGGATCAAGTTTTAGCAGAGGTAATACCCATTCACGGAAGAGGGAATTTTCCAACACTGGAAGTAAAACCGAAGGATATAATTCGCGTGGTTAAGGAGCAGCTCATTGAAAAGCAAATCAACATTCGAGATATCCGCCTGAACGGTTCGACAGCTAGCCACATCCTAGTGAAGCAGAATGGAACAAGTTATAAGGACCTAGACatcatttttggggtggaacttCCAAGCGAGCTTGAGTTTCAGGTTGTTAAGGAGGCAGTTCTTAATTGCCTATTGGACTTTTTGCCAAAATGtgttaataaggaaaaaatcactGCCCAGACTATGAAAGATGCCTACGTGCAGAAGATGGTCAAAGTCTCCACTGATCACGATCGCTGGAGCCTCATCTCCCTGTCAAACAACAGTGGCAAGAATGTGGAGTTAAAGTTCGTTAATTCGCTCAGGCGGCAGTTTGAGTTCAGTGTGGACTCCTTCCAAATCGTGCTGGACTCCATCTTAAATGTTTACAGAGAAACAGACTGCAAACTGACTGAAGACTCTCACCCCACTATTATTGCAGAGAGTATGTACGGAGACTTCAATGAAGCAATGGaccatttaaaatacaaactgATTTCCACGAGGAACCCTGAGGAAATCAGAGGAGGTGGCCTTCTGAAGTACAGCAATCTCCTGGTTCGTGACTTTAAGCCAGCAGATGAGGCTGAAATTAAATCTCTGGAACGTTACATGTGCTCCAGATTCTTCATTGACTTTCCAGATGTTGCtgagcagcaaaggaaaattgAGTCATATCTGCGCAACCACTTcattggggaagaaaaaagcaagtatGACTACTTGATGACTCTGCGTGGAGTTGTAAACGAGAGCACAGTCTGTCTCATGGGACATGAGCGAAGACAAACTCTGAATATGATTACAATTTTGGCTTTAAAAGTTCTCGGAGAACAAAACATTATCCCAAATGCAGCTAATGTGACATGTTATTATCAGCCTGCTCCGTATATCAGTGACAGAAACTTCAGCAATTATTACATTGCTCATGGACAGCCACCTATCATCTACCAGCCATACCCATTTCACATACAAATGCAAAGCGGCATGGTTTAG